TCTTTCAGCCAGCCGCACATGCTGGGCTCACCACCATCTGCAATAAGCTTATTCCAGTAGTAATCTACTTCCTGCTGATCTGCACAGTCGATCACAAAAGATATCGCTTCTGTAAAGTGAAAAACAGGACCTCCGTTGAGTAACACAAACTCCTGACCATCGAGGCTGATGGTGGCCACCAGTAATACACCGGCCATCGGGGAATCATCGTCATAGTAACGTTTGGATACTACTTTCCCGTTTTTGAAAACAGACAGGTAGTAGTCAATTGCTTCTTCCGCATTATTGTCGAACCATAAACAGGGAGTGAACTTTTGCATAACAGGGTAATTTAAGATGTTACAAAGATACCCGGCCTGCTACTTTTCCTTACGGTGCAAAAGCGACATTCCTAAGGGGCACCTGCGACAATTAAATATACGCTTCCACGAAATGACGCGTATAGCTTTTAATCTGTTCCCTTACGCTCCGGAATGCCTGCTGTACCTGATCCGGCGTACCGGCTATTTTCGCCGGGTCCGGAAAATTTTCATGGAATTTGATAGCCACCGAAGGATACCAGGGGCATCTTTCCCGGGCATGATCGCAAACAGTAATCACGAAGTCGAAATTAATGTCTTTATACTCATCCACATGATTGGATGTTTGCGTGGAAATATCAATACCATCCTCAGCCATCGTGGCAACAGCGTTTGGATGAACGCCATGAGTTTCCACACCGGCGCTGTAAATAAGGGCCCTGCTGCCGGCGAAATGCCGGAGATATCCTTCCGCTATCTGGCTGCGGCAACTGTTGCCGGTACATAATACTAAAACCTGTTTCATCTTTCAGTATAATAAAACTAATATTTTTACGGAAGACAGATAATGCATCATTAGCCTTCCGTCACAGGCAGTCGGGAATAGTGCTGTAACATACGGATTTTTCAGTTGCCGGAGGAGATAATAGCAACAAGGCCGGCAGTAGATACCACCGGCCTGCTATACTTAAGCGAGCTATTAGTTGTTACAAAGCTATATCCGGGCAGTTATTACGCATGCCCGACCTTTCTTCCCTGGCTGCCAGCGCTTCCTTTACGAGCAACAGTATCAGTGCCAGGCAACCCAACGCCAGCATGGCAAAGGGGGCATAATGAATCCCAAACGAAGAGATCACCCACCCGCTTATTGACGTTCCCAGCGTGACGCCGAGGTTGCCAAAGGAAATGGAAATGCTGTTAGCGAAACCCGGGGCCTCCGGTGCTGCAGCTATCATATATGCCTGCCCGGTAAGAAAATTCGGTGTATGCAGGAATCCCCAGATGATGATCAGCGGCACCGCCATCAGTGGCAGGAAATATACGCCTACTGATATCAGCGTAATACCCAACAGGAAGAAAACCACTGCCCGCTTTATCCCTTTGCTCAGCATCCTGCCGGCCAGGAAGTTACCGGGTATACCCGCGGCGCCAAATAACAACAGCATCACACTGATGGTGGCGGGCGACATACCATTCACCTTCCCCAGGTAATCGGCGAAATAACTGTAGGTAGTGAACATAGCTGCCACCATAGCAGCCACCATCAGCGAACAGGCCAGGAAGGAGGGTTTGGTAAGGATACGCAGCTGTGCTCCAAATGATTTCTTTTCTTTCACCGGCATAGAAGGCAACGCTGTAAGCATCCCAACAAAAGCCACTACGCTCACAATGGTCTGCACCATAAACGAGTACTGCCACTTATCATAAATACCTGCTATCCACGTTGCCAGCGGCACCGTAGTAACAGTGGCAATACCGATTCCGCTTAATACAATCGCCATCATCTTATGGGCGTCTTTCTTGTCGACCGCATCCACGGCCGATTCTACGGCTGCTGATATAAATACCGGCTGCAGAAATGCAGGCAGCATCCGCACCAGCATCAACAACCAGAATGGAGGCGACAGCGATGATACGATCCCTGTTATCATAAACATGGATATGCTGATGGCCATCACCGTTTTCCGGTTGAATGCCGATAACCAAAGTGTCATCAGCGGGCCGGCCAATGCAATCACCAACGCAAAGACACTGAGCAACCCGCCTGCCTTTTCAATACTGATATGGTACCACGCCGCTATCTGAGGTAAAATACCAATGACGCCAAACTCTGTTGTAATAATGCCTACTAAACCCAGACTTCCGATATATGCTATCCGTTTCATTTTTCTTTTTTGCTGAACAATTACTTTTTCAGACACAAATTTGGCGTTAGATTATTTATAAGGAAAATAATATGATTTATCATCTTTCATAAATTAATTTATAACTTGCGGCATGGTCAATCTGGAATGGTACAGAACATTTAAAGCAGTATATCAGACAGGCTCACTAACAGCTGCCGCCAGAATGCTGTTCATCTCACAGCCTAATGTAAGTCAGCATCTTTCGGCATTGGAGGCATATATAGGCAAACAACTGTTTGAACGGAAACCCAAATTTATACCCACGGATTACGGCAAATTATTCTATACGCAAGTGGTGGAACCATTGGAGAAACTGGAGCATGTAGAAGCCGATTTCCGGCATTTCTGTATCACGAAAGACCTGCCCAATATACATCTCGGCGCGGTGAAGGAATATTTTCAGGCAGTAATGGCCAAACGCATCAACAATGTACCTGCCAATATCATCACAGAATTCGGGCTTACGAAAGACCTGATACAACGCTTGCAGAAAGGCGACCTGGATGCGGTGATCGCCACCCAGCTGATAGAAGAAAAGAACATCACTTACGAACCGGTGGTGACAGAGCATTTCGTGATTGTATCGCATCCCGGGCTCGACTGCTCCGCATTCCGGAAGCACCTGAAGAAAAAAGACATGGGACTGGCAGAGGCGTGGCTGCTGGAACAGAAGTGGTTTGCTTACAGCAGCGACCTGGCCGTGATCAGGCGCTTCTGGCTGGAGAACTTTTGCAAACGACCAGCCATGAAACCACAGTATACCATCCCCGATATGCATATTCTCTTAGAGGCAGTAG
The genomic region above belongs to Chitinophaga sp. 180180018-3 and contains:
- a CDS encoding VOC family protein, which gives rise to MQKFTPCLWFDNNAEEAIDYYLSVFKNGKVVSKRYYDDDSPMAGVLLVATISLDGQEFVLLNGGPVFHFTEAISFVIDCADQQEVDYYWNKLIADGGEPSMCGWLKDKYGLSWQVTPRILLTYMNDSDKAKAARVMAAMMKMSKIEIPAIEAAYAG
- a CDS encoding arsenate reductase ArsC, with the protein product MKQVLVLCTGNSCRSQIAEGYLRHFAGSRALIYSAGVETHGVHPNAVATMAEDGIDISTQTSNHVDEYKDINFDFVITVCDHARERCPWYPSVAIKFHENFPDPAKIAGTPDQVQQAFRSVREQIKSYTRHFVEAYI
- a CDS encoding MFS transporter, which encodes MKRIAYIGSLGLVGIITTEFGVIGILPQIAAWYHISIEKAGGLLSVFALVIALAGPLMTLWLSAFNRKTVMAISISMFMITGIVSSLSPPFWLLMLVRMLPAFLQPVFISAAVESAVDAVDKKDAHKMMAIVLSGIGIATVTTVPLATWIAGIYDKWQYSFMVQTIVSVVAFVGMLTALPSMPVKEKKSFGAQLRILTKPSFLACSLMVAAMVAAMFTTYSYFADYLGKVNGMSPATISVMLLLFGAAGIPGNFLAGRMLSKGIKRAVVFFLLGITLISVGVYFLPLMAVPLIIIWGFLHTPNFLTGQAYMIAAAPEAPGFANSISISFGNLGVTLGTSISGWVISSFGIHYAPFAMLALGCLALILLLVKEALAAREERSGMRNNCPDIAL
- a CDS encoding LysR family transcriptional regulator; amino-acid sequence: MVNLEWYRTFKAVYQTGSLTAAARMLFISQPNVSQHLSALEAYIGKQLFERKPKFIPTDYGKLFYTQVVEPLEKLEHVEADFRHFCITKDLPNIHLGAVKEYFQAVMAKRINNVPANIITEFGLTKDLIQRLQKGDLDAVIATQLIEEKNITYEPVVTEHFVIVSHPGLDCSAFRKHLKKKDMGLAEAWLLEQKWFAYSSDLAVIRRFWLENFCKRPAMKPQYTIPDMHILLEAVAAGEGLAVAADYMVKEPIKNGRLKEVWKGNATTSNTLYLAYNPMRFAAKQQFPDNRLNILKEWLRN